One Williamsia phyllosphaerae genomic window, TAGAGGTTCCGATAGTCCGCGCCGAGATCCAGTCCGCGTCCGGGCGGCAACGCCAGATCCTTCACGACCCTGTCGAGGGTGATCCTTCCGCGATCAGTCGAGAACAATACGAGGCCACCGACCAGTCCGCCCGTCCCGCGCGCCTCGGCGTTGTTCTGTAGACCGACGAGGTACGTCCGCTTCCGATCAGCGCCCAGCATGCCCGGCGCGAGATCGGTGGCGGTGCGGGCGCTGCGCAAGGTGGAATCCAGACGGGTCAACTGGTCGACGAGTTCCGACCGCGCCCGGTTGACGGGGCCGAGCCAGGTGCGGGCTCTGATCTGTTGGGCCTGACGCAGTGCGTCGGCGGTTGCCGACGCGGCCGTACCCAAAGCGGGCTGTGAGCCGCGAATCGCATTCACGTCGATTCGCCCGGCGTCCAGGAGAGGCCGCGTGGTCAGCGTGCGGACGGCCTCTGCCGCCGGGGGGAGCGCGGTGTTGGCGACCTGGTCGAGAACATCGGCGATGGACTTGGTCGAGTCGATCGGGTCGCCGATCCAGGGCAGTCGCGCCAGCCCCCGCAGCGGCGGGCGGTCGAGGGATTGACGGGCCGAGCGTGCCGAGGCTCCCGCGCTGACGAGTTCGCGATCGAGGAGGCTGCTGTCGCCGCTGATCGATGCCTGCGCCGCGATGAGATGGCCCCGTGCCGACGACAGATCCGCGCGTGCTCGGACCAGCTCGATCGAGCACCAGATCACGAAGCACAGCGTGATCAACAGGGCGGCCACCAGCAGACGTCGCAGCCATCGAAGACCTCGTGACCGTACTGACGGCACGTGCTCCTCCCGTCCGCTCGGTGAGTCGGGTTGCTCGTCAGTATGCGGGTCGTTCCACGGCTCGTTCTCGGAATCCGCGGTGATCGGGCGAATTCACCGGGTCGTATGAAAACCGGTGCCTGATTTCGCAGATCTGCCGATCCACGACGGATATAGAATAAATCCGTTGCCGGTAACGAATATGTCGGCGGCACCGATGAAGAAAGAGATTCGGGCGTCTCATTTCATTACTTCGGGGAACGAGAAACAAACGCCGCTCGCGAATGGTGAATCGCGAGACAAATCTCGAAAGGCTCGACTCGTGACGGCATCACATGGCTCCCGTAGATGGATCACCCGCACGACGCTGGTGGCTGGGATCTGCACTCTGGGTTGGCTCGGCTCACCCGGGTCGGCGGCCGCCGATCCGTACCCGCCACTGCCACCCATCGGGCAGGTGCCGGCCATCGCGACCGTGCCGGCGCCCGGGATCGTCGACCCGGTGGCGCCGGGGTTCCGGATGAACGCGGGCACCACCGTGATCGCTCCCGGTTCCTATCCTGTGCAGGCGCGTACCGGTGCCGGCCCGACGGCCGATGAACCCGGTGGTGACATCGCTCTGGCAGCCGTGGCCGCACTCGCCGGTGGGGGCGTCCTCGGCATCGGGGTGATCGCGGCGGCGAAGAGTGGGCGGACACGACGTTCGTCGTGAATCGTCGGTGGCGCATCCGTGTACTCGGCTGCCTCGCCGTGGCGTTGGTCTCGTCGGCGGCCTGTTCGAATGAATCATCGCCGTCGTCGAGGCCGTTTCCGGCCGGCGACAGCGCCGCCGCCTCGAAGGAGCTCGACACCCGGAAGCCCGTGGTCCCGGCCGATGAGGACCGTCCGATCGTCCCGGGTCATCTCTACATTCCCGGGATCGCGGTCAACAGCACTGTGCTCACGCTCGGGACAGTCGTCGAACCGGACCCGTTCCTGGGCGGTCGGGACGTGACCGCTTTCGAGGTGCCGCCCGACCTCGCGCGGGCCGGCTGGTGGTCTGACGGACCGCGAGTCGGAGCGCCCGGCATGGCCGTTCTGCTCGGCCACAGCCAGGTCGGTGGGGGCCACGCGGTGTTCAACCGGATCGGCGAGCTCACACCGGGGGCGGTCGTGCTCGTCGATGCGGAATCCGGTGCCGCCCGTCTCGGGTTCGAGGTGTCCACCGTCGTGCGTGGTATCGCGAAGAACGACGAGACGGCATTGCAGACGGTGCTCGCGGCCAACGCGCCGACGTCGGATCTCGCCCTCGTCACCTGTAGCGGACCGTTCAGTTCGTCGGTCTCGGAGAGCGCCGACAACACCGTGGTGTTCGCTCGACGCAGCTGAGGGCATGGCTACCGGGCCGTACCGCCTCGCGCAGCGTGTACGTACATCTGCTCGAGCGTGGTCGCGACCGAAGCGATGTCGTGGTCACGTCGCACGATCTCACGCGCCTTCTCGCCGAGGGTGATCCTCTCGTCGACCCCGGTCAGAAGTCGGCGCATCGCCTCGGTCAGGCTCTCGACGCCGTCATCGGCGACGTACCCCGCGCCCTGGGACACCGATCCGGCGAGGCCGCACGTGTCGGTCACCACGACCGGCAACCCCAGCGCCATGGCCTCGAGGACGGCCATCGGATACGGCTCGTCGACAGATGGCAGGACGAACACATCGGACCTCGCCATCCGTGCCCCGGTGTCGTCCGGGTCGAGCGCGCCCTCGACGGAGAACGCGCCGTGGTGGCGCGACCGCCCGATCGCCGCGAGCACCTGCGGGAGATCCCCCTCGTCGGGCCCCACGATCGCGAACCTCGCGTCGACCCCGTCCTCGAGAAGTCGAAGAGCCGCTTCGACGAACACCGGTGCCCGCTTGCGCGGATGGAGCCGTCCTAGGAACAACGCCTCGGGTGACGACCGACGCGTCTCGGACGCGGCGGGTCCGATGACGATGCCGTTGCGCAGCTCACTCAGCCGGACCCCGGGCCGCGACACCCCGACGAGATCTGTCTTCTCCTGATCGGTGAGGAAGGTGACCGCGTCCGCGCGCGCCAGGACCGGTCTGGTGAGCGCCGCGTCGATGATGCGAGCGGCGAGGTCGCGTCGCGGCCGGATCATCCCGTGGGTCTGGGCCACCACGGGTAGTCCGCGGGCGATCGCGAGTCTCGCCATCGGCAGTGTGATCAGATCCCGCGCGAGATGGACGTGCATCACGTCGAAATCCCGGGATGCCTCGCGAAACCATCGCAGCATGTCGGGCGACGCCAGCCCCGCGAATCCCGAGATCGGCAGGACGCGTCGGACACCGAAGAGTCGAGCGGGCACACCGCTCAGCGCCGTCGGGGTCTCGTCGTACCCCCGCTGTCCCGCGACGATGACGACCTGGTGCCCACGTCGTCTCAACTCGGTCGCGAGATTGGTCGCGACGCGCATCGGGCCACCGAACGAACCGTCCGGTGACGCCATCGTGACCACCTGGACGACCCTCACGTTCTCATCATCGCCGCCGACCCGTGTGATCCGGTGGCACAAACGTCAAACCCGGCCACGGGCGTTCGAATTGAATTATCGTTAATCGATGGGGCCAACGGGAAAAGCGAATTACGGCGCAGCGCGGACCTGATCGACTCAGAGGAAAACCATGAGGGTCGTGATCATCGGTATCAATTATTTTCCGGAGCCGACCGGTATAGCGGTGTACACATCCGACATTGCGCGGATTCTCGTTGCACGCGGTCACGATGTCCACGTGCTCACCGGCCTGCCGCACTACCCGCAGTGGAAGGTGTCCGCGGATGATCCGTCGGCGCGCTCGACCGTCGTCGAGGGCGTATCCGTCCGCCGCCTGTCGCATCCCGTCCCCGCTGTGCCGACCCTGCGAGGGCGCGCCTGGATGGAGATCGTGTTCGGCATCCGGTGCCTTCGAGTCCTGAACGGAACGGCGCGAACAGCAGATGCGGTCGTCTGTGTGTCGCCGGCACTGCTCTCCTCGGCGATGGTCATCGGGCGGCTGACGCTCCGCAGACGTCGACCGGCGCTGGGACTGTGGATCCAGGATGTCTACAGCCGGGCGGGGATCGAGACCGGCGCAGTGGGCACCCGTGGCGCCCGACTGATCGCATCCGTCGAATCGGCCACCGCTCGACGCGCCGACGGGGTCCTGGCGATCCATGAGCGGTTCGCGCGCATCCTCGTGTCGTCGCTGCGGGTCGACCCGCAGCGGGTCTCCATCATCAGGAACTGGTGTCACACGCATCGGACCGAGTTCGCCTCGCGTGCTGCGGCCCGCTCGGTTCTCGGCTGGGATGCGGCCGGGAGATACATCGCGGTGCACGCGGGGAACATGGGGGCCAAACAGGATCTCGACAACCTGGTCAGTGCCGCCCGGGTGTCCCACGGTCGCGGTTCGCCGGTCGATTTCGTCCTGATCGGTGACGGAAACCAGCGTGCACGACTCGAGGGACTGGGTCGAGATGTGCCGACGTTGAGTTTCCGGGACCCGTTGCCGGGCCCGGACTTCCAGGCGGCTTTGCAGGCGGCCGACGTGGTGCTGGTCAACGAGGCCCCCGACGTACGCGAGATGGCGCTGCCCAGCAAGCTCACGTCGTACTTCGAGAGCGGTACTCCCGTGGTGGCCGCGACATCAGCCGACAGCGTCACCGCCGAGGAGGTGGCGGCGGCCGGGGCCGGGGTACGGGTCGACCCCGGTCAACCCGCTCTGCTGGCCGACGCGGTACTCGAGGTCGCCCGGGACGCCGCTGCTTCCCGGCGATACGGCGATAACGCACGTCGCTACGTCGATGTCGTCCTCGATCGGGAGCGTGCAGCAGACCAGTTCGAGTCCTGGTTGCAGTCGATCGTCCGCGACCGGTCCGCTGCACCATCGCAGGATCGGTAGACACGTGTCGTCGGCCACGTTCAGTGTGCTCATCCCGTCGTTCAACGCAGAACGGTTCGTGGAGGAGGCCGCCCGCAGTGCGTTGGCACAGCTGCACGCCGGCGACGAGATCATCGTCCAGGACGGAGGATCCGACGACGGGACCGTCGAGCTGTTGAGAGCCATCGCGGCAGACGACGCACGAGTACGGATTCACTCGGAGCGCGACGACGGACAGTCCGACGCCCTGAATCGGGCATTGGCACGTGCGCAGGGCGAATGGATCGTGTGGCTCAACGCCGACGACCTGCTCCTGCCGGGTGCGCTCGACGCCGTCCGCGGTGCGATCGCGTCGGATCCCGACCTGGACATGGTGTGCGGGGCGAGTCAGATACTCCGCAGCGAGGGCGACGTGGTCGACGTCTACCCTGGCCGCCGGTTGGAGACACGCACCCTCCTGCGCGTCGGATGCGCGTCGTTCTCCGGGTCCATCGTCGCCCGCACCGCACTTCTCCGGGGCGTGGGTGGGTTCCGGGTGGACCTCGACTGCACGATGGACCTCGCGCTCCAGTTCGAACTCGCCCGGCGATCACCGTCGCAGGTGCTGATCGACCACCCCATCGGCGCTCTACGGTTCCATGAGGCGTCGAAATCGGCCCGTCTGTGGAAGACGTTCCTGTCTGAGGCGACGTCCTTGCGGGGAACGTATGCGCGGTCGGTGCCGCAGCGACTCGACGCCGCCTGGGGCACCGTGGTCTTGGCCGCCTCCATCCCGCTGTTCCGGATCCGGCTCACACCGGGTTACCGCAAACTTCGTCGTCGGATCAGAGGCCCGCGGTGACCCACCGCCTGGAGAAGCCCCCGACGAAGCTCTCGCACGCGGTGATCGTGCGAGTGGGGTCGCGAGTCAGTGCGTCCGGGATGCTCGGCCTCACACTGCTTTTCGTCGCGCATCTGACCTCGGTGGGCGACTTCGGGCGCTTCATGTTCGCCTACACCGCGGCGATGATCGGTGGTCTCGTGGTGGGGACCGGGGCTCCCGCGCGAGTGCTCCGGGCCGGGCACGACGAGGTCGATCGCGTCAACGTGCCGTCGATCTACATGACCCACACCGTTCTGGTGGGGTCGTTCGCCGGAATCGCCCTCGCCTGCTCGGTCTGGTTCGGGGCCTCGCTCGCCGTGGTCGCCGGACTCGCGTTCGCCCTGTCGGACACCGTGCAGAACTATGCGCAGTCCCACCTCGCGGGCGTCGGGTCGGACGTCGCGGCCAACGTGCTCATCGTGACGCAGCGCGCCCTGCCGTTGGTGGTCGTCCTGCTCACCTGGGGAGGTCCCCTTCTGGGCTGGCTCGCAGTCGCTTTCGGAATCTGTGCCGTGTTCGCCATCGCGGCGCCGTGGCCGTCAGCGGCGTCCATCGGTGGTGCTCGCCTGCGCCCGGTGTGGCGGTGGGATTTCTGGTCGTACTCGTTGTCGGGCACCTTCTTCACGGCACAGGTACCGCTCGTCGGAGTTCTGTTCTCGCCGTTGGTACTCGGCTACTTCGCGATGGCGACACGGGTCATCGGTCCCGTCACTCTGCTGTCGGCATCGGTGTCGACGGTCGTGATCCCGGAGATGGTGCGGCGTATGGGAACCGAGGGACTGCGTTCGATCTATCGCACCTATCGCACCTTCTCCTACGCGTACCTCGCTCTGGTGGTCGCGATCTCGGCACCAGTTGCCTGGGCCGTGGTGTGGTTCCTGGGCGACAAGTACTCACCGGCGCTGCCGTTGCTGATCGGCATCATGATCGGTGCCGGGTTGTCTGGCTGCTCCCAGGCGGCAAGCGCCCTGCTGATGGCCTGCGAGGGGGCAGCGCGACCCACGGTCGCCATCGTCGCGGGCAATGCACTGGCCCTGGCCGTCATCGCCGGTATCGCGGTCACCGGACGTCCCGGATTGCTCTGTGTCGCGCCGGTACTCAGCGAGGCGGTCGTGTTGGGGCTGATGACCCGCGCGGCCCGAGACGCCCTGGAACGAATCCCATGACCGGCGATTGGGGGTCGCCGTGGAGGTGAGTGCTCTCCGGGTGCTGTTGAGCGCCCGCGGCATCGCGATGGTGGTCGTGCTCGCCGCGATCGGCGCCGCCCTGGCGATCGGATGGACGGCGATGGTCGCCCCGTCGTACACGTCCACGGCGCGCGTGTACATCGGTGTGGCCGCACCCTACGTCGGCTTCTCCGCGCCGCCCGGCGTCGCGAGCTTCCCGAGGGAGAGACTCGATGTGTACAGCACACTGGCCTCGAGTGAGAGCGTTCTGGACGACGCGAAACGGATTGCACGAACAGATGATTCGACGTCGCAACTGCGAGCATCGCTGACGCTGTCCTCTCCGGCGGAGACGAGTCTGCTCGACATCACCATCACCTCGTCATCGCCCGGCGACGCGTCGAGGTCGGCGAACGGGGTCGCCCGCGCTCTTGTCGAGGCCATCCGGGGCGTCGATGCCCCGTCGCCGATTCGTGGTGACCTCGTCGAACCCGCGGTCACGCCGACATCGAGGTCTGCGCCTTTCACGCGGCGAAACCTCGTCCTGGGTTCGCTGCTGGGGGCGGCGTTGGGCATCATCGCGGCGCTGCGTCCGGCGCTGCGTCGGGAGATGGCCGACGACGCGAACGAGCCGTCGCAGACAGAAGGGGTCGTCAGGAGATGATCAGGTTGATGGGTGCCGTGGTCCGGCGCGTGCAGTTCTTCGTCTGGTTGTTGCCACCGAGCGGGGTGAAGAACTCGTTGCTGACGGCCGCGGGGCATTGTGTGCATTCCACCGCGCGCGTCGGCCCGATCATCGTGCTGGGTTGCCCACGTGTCGAGATCGGTCGCGATGCGGTGATCGGCCCGCTGAATGTGCTGCGGTCGATGCGGCGGATACATCTCGGTGACCAGTTCTTGATGGGCCAGTTGAACTACATCAGTGCGGCGCGCGAGTTCCAGGCCTTCGACGAGGAGGCAGGGGTTCTCACGACCGGCACGCTGGCGGTCATCACGAACCGGCACTACCTGGACAGCTCGGGCATCATCGAATTGGGAACCCGCGTGATCGTCGGGGGAACCCGGGTGATCATGCAGACCCACGAGGCAGACCTGAGTACGTGCACACAGGTGGCCGGTCGGATCACGCTGGCCGAGGGGTCGATGGTGGCCACCGGATGTCTGCTCCTCAAGGGTTCGTTCCTGCCCAGGAACTCGATGCTCGCCGCCGGCTCACTGCTCCGCGGTACGGCGGGGGAGCAGGAGAAGCACTTGTACGCGGGACGACCGGCGGCACCCGTGCGCGAACTCCCGCCCATGCATTACTGGATCCGCGACACCAACGACATGCCACCGTCTGCGGTTGAGTTCTGATGAGCCTGGCCCTGCTGCTGATCGGTTCCACCGTGCTGCTCGCGCTCGGGTGGCGTCGCGACGATCTCCGGACCCTGCGGGGGTCGGCCGATGCCGTCGACGTGCTGTGGGTGCTCGCGATCGCCGCGTGGCCGACCGTCGTCACCTATCTCCTCGCGCCGCTCGTCTTTCCGGGAGACGCCGCGGCCCAGGTCGCAGGCGCACAGTTCCCGATACTGCAGTACGCGCCGGCGATGATCATGTCGCTGGTGGCGCTCGGGCGGGCAGTGGTGGCCGGACGCATGAGGATCGATCCGCCCGCCCTGGTTCTCGGCGCGCTGCTGCTCGTGGGCTTTGCGTCGTTGGTGATCGACGGTTCCGGGCAGGTCGTCAACCTCGTCGTCGCCGGGATCCTGGTCGTCGGCACCTTCGTCCGCACTCGCGAGGTCGGCCTGGCCCTGATCGCTTGCGCAGCACGACTGGCGTTGTTCGTCGTGGTCGTGTCCGTGACGGTCGCCGTTTTCGTGGCCCCGGCGGCCGCCACGTCCGACTGCAGATCGGACAAGTGCAACATCGCGCAGCAGGTGGTGAGTTCCCCGTTCGCCGGGAACGGGAACGCCGCAGGTCTGGCCGCCGCGATCCTGCTGCCGTTCGTCCTGGTCCGTCTGTCGTGGCTGCGACTGCTCGCCACCAGCCTGGGTGTCGCGGCATACATGGAGGCGACAGCGAGCCGTACGGCGATGATCGGCGTCGCGGTCGCGTTCGTGATCGCTGCCGGGCTGATCCTGATCCGCGATGCACGGCTGCGCACGGTGTGGGCCACGGCCGTCCTCGTGGCCGCGGGAGCCTTCTCCATCCTGCCCTTGTACGCGAACTACATCGACGACGATTTCAGTTTTCGTGGACAATTGTGGACCGCTGCGAAACACCTTGTCGTCGACAATCCTTTGTTGGGCTATGGACCCACCTATTGGCAGACCATGGGCCTGAGTGCTCTGTTCGACGCAAATTATTCTCCCCACAACGGATGGCTCGACATCGCGGTCGGAATGGGGCTCGTCGGTTGTGTCGGAATAATTGCGATTGTCGCGCTGCAGGTGTTGACCACCGATAACGGAGTTCGTGCGGAATTGATCGGTTACTATGCAGTGATCCTCAGTATTTCCGCACTCGAGTCGGTTTATGTCCCCTATTACCTGGGGATCGTGCCCGCAGCGGCCGTGCTGCCGTTGCTGATGTACCACCCGGTCAGAAGATGGCCGACGGTCGCCTCCACAGGCGTACGCACGACGGCAGCGGAACCACAGGAACGGATCGTTTGATGGAATTCTCCAACTTCCTTCGGCGGCGACTCGTGGTCCTGATCGTGGGTCTCATCCTCGGAGCGGGCGCCGGCCTGCTGTATTCGGCCGCGGCGCCGACGACGTACATGTCGACCACGCGCGTGTTCATCGCGACCGGGTCGGCGAGCGCGGTCGAGGCATTCCAGGGGGCGCAGGCCGCGCAACAGTCCGCTCGGACCTATGCGGCGCTCGCCGGAGGACGGGGAGTCCTGGCCCGAGCCATCGAGCGGTCCGGGGTGTCCATCAGCGTCGATCGACTTCAGTCCGAGCTGGTCGTGAACCTGCCTCCGCTCACATCGGTCATCGATGTCTCGGTCAACGACTCCAACGCCGGTGACGCCGTGGCATTGGCCCGCGCGGTGGCGGACGAACTCATCGACGTGGTCCAGGCCCTGGAGACACCTCCCGGTGGCGGAATCGGCGCCATCCGGTTGGTGGCCGTCGATCCCGATTCGACATCGGCGTCGGAGAACTCGTTTCTGAACACCTCGGTGCTGATCGCCGGCGCCCTGGTGGGACTGGTGTTCGGCGGGCTGGTCGCCTGGGTGCTCGAGATCCGCCGTCGACGCCGCCTGGCGAAGACCCGCCCGGAGAGCGATGGGCCGACCCCGCCGTCCGCGGGCGACGACGGCGAGCCCCCGGTCCGAGGCGGTTCGGAGGGTACTCCCACCTGGCAGGACCGGGATGGCCCGCGCAACCCCGTCGTGCCGCCCGGTCGGGACCCTGTGATGAACCACGGGGCGCAGGCGGTTCGGAACACCCCGACGCACAACACGCCGATGCACAACGGCACACCACAACGCGTGCGCCGCCCGTCCGACGACGCGGTGACGCAACCGAACGCGGCGAGCCTGGAGGGCTTCGGTCTACCGCCGGCGCGAACGGTCGCCAGTCATCGCCGACCGGATTCGACGGACGCCGGTCACCGCGAGTGGAGTTCCTCATGACCGATCCGGACGAGGTGGTCGCCCAGTCCCAGGAGGCGCTGCACGGCGAGGGACACGACTACACGGTCGGCAGTCCGCACCTGCGACATCGCGACCTGCGTGACGTGCTCGAGAACAAGATCGATTCCGCGGTCTCCGAGGTCGTGAGACGTACCGGAGGATGTCGGGTCCTCGAGATCGGTGCCGGACACGGATCCTTCACCGACGTCGTGGTGCGCGCGGGGGGCATGGTCACCGTCACCGAGATGTCGCGGCCCAGCACCGACCTCCTCACGCGGCGCTTCGCCGGCGCGGACCAGGTGACGATCCTCTATGACCCCGACGGCCGTGAGGCGTTTCGGCGGGGCGGGACCTACGACCTGATCCTGTTGATCTCGGTGATCCACCACATCCCGGACTATCTCGGCCTGATCGAGGAGTTGATCGACACCCTGTTGGCAGAGCACGGAAGCGTGCTGACCTATCAGGACCCGCTGTGGTACCCGAAGCAGAGTCGGACCGCGATGGCCACATCGTGGGGCTCCTATTTCGTCTGGCGGCTCGGTCAGGGCGAGATCCGACGGGGCCTCAAGACACGGCTGCGACGGCTGCGTGGCACCTACGACGACCAGGAGCCGTCGGATCTGGTCGAGTACCACGTCATCCGCGATGGCGTCGATCAGCGGGCGCTGAAGCGTCTCTTCGAATCGCGCTTCGAGTCGGTGTCGTCGGAGGAGTACTTCTCCACGCAATTGCCCGCACTCCAGAAGCTCGGATCGCGTCTGTTCCCGCCGAACACCTTCGGGATCAGCGGGAGGGACGCGCGGCCCGCGGATCGTCGATGAGTGCGTCGACCTCTCGTGTCTCGCCGCCGTTCACCCCGCGGTGGTGAACACCGACGGGCGGGCGAAAACGCAGTCACACTGCAGCATCCGTCCGGTCTGTATGTCGACGAACCCGGGGATGACCGACGCCAATGTGAAGCCGAGGCCGCTGACGGCATCGAACAGTTCGTCGGGGCGGGGCGCGCCGTCGTACAGGTCGACGAGGCTGACCTCCAACTGGAGCCCGCTACAGAATTCGTCCACGAATCGCGATGCACCACGCAGCACGGCCATCTCGTAACCCTGCGCGTCGACCTTCAGGAACGAGCGCTCTCGTGCGGGAATGGTCGTACCGAGCAGGTCGTCGATGCGGTGGACGGCGACGTTCTCGGTGCCGACGATGCTGATCATCGGTGCCGCGTCGGAATGCGCATCGAGCATCGTCAACAAGGAGCTGCTCTCGCCGGCGTTGCTCGCGACATGCATCTGAGCATCGTGTCGCTCGTCGCCGGCCGCCATCTGCAATGCCGTCCACGACGCGTCGCGCCGGGATGCCTCGACGAGACGTCGGAACGGCTCGCCCAGCGGCTCGAGCGAGACGATGGGACCTGTCCAGCCGGCCTCACGGAGCTCGTTGCCGTACCGCCCACCGTTGGCGCCGACATCGATGACCTGGGAGACATCTGCTGTGGCCAGCAGCCGCGTGAGCAGCCAGGTGGAGTCTGTTGCCGGGTAGCGCTTCACATCGACACCGAGGCGTCGGAGTTTTCGCAGGATCGCGTGTCGCAGATCGTGTCGCATGTCGTGATCTCCTCTGTCGATGTCGGCGGCCGGGTGTCAGCGCGCCCACCATGCCCGGATGCGTGTCGATTCCGCGCCGGGTCCCTCCTGGAAGAGCTCCCATGTCGCGAAGCGTGGGACCCCGACCGCGAACCGGTCGTCGGTGACGTTCTTGACGGTCCCGTCCGGTTGGTGCACCCGCACCGTCCGACCCGTCCACTCGAGCTCGTAGCTCGCCGGCGCACCCGGCGACACCGGGAACCGACCGGCTGCGACCACCTGCAGCGTTGGTGACGCCTGTTCCCAGACCCCCAGTTCCCAACCGTCTGCCTGGATGACGAGATGGGCCAACACATTCGGACGTGGGGAGACACGCGCGTCCTGCGGGATGGTGTTGTCGGCCAGGATGAGGACGGCGGCGCTGTCGCCAGGGCCGTCCGGTGGGGATGCGGTGACGCCGATCCCGCTGTACGGCGTGCGTCCCTCGCGCTCGAAGTACGTGGCCCCGGCGGTCTCGGTCGTGCCCTGCGAGAGCGCGCCGTCGACGACACGGGCGGGGGCACTGAGGTCGCCGATCCGGAACTCCCTGAGACCGGGGGCAACCGTCGTCGATGCCCCGGTCCGTCCGAAGTCGAGTGAGTACGTGGCCCCTCGGGCCGAGGGGGGATCACCGGTGGGGACGTCCACGGTCGAGCCGTTGTCCCGCGACACGAGCAGGACCGTGATCCCGAGAGCGACGACCACGGCGGTCACCACCCCGACGGCGATCAGCGCGCGCGATCTCGTGTCAGCCATCGGAGGGGGCCTGTGCCATCAGCCGCCGAGCGATCTCCTTGGGTGACCAGTCGAACCGGTACAGACCGAAGTTGAGCTCGGAGTTCGTCGGGTCGGTCGACCAGTCCCGGCTGGTGAACAGGAAGATCGGACCCATCCGCGGCTGGCTGCGGAAGAAGGTCAACCCCGATGCGATGAAGTCGGCCTGCTTCGCCTCGGAGACCCCGGCGAACGAATCCCCGGTGGGTTGACCGAACTCCGTCACCCAGATCTTCGCGTCCCGTCGTCCCGC contains:
- a CDS encoding YveK family protein; amino-acid sequence: MEFSNFLRRRLVVLIVGLILGAGAGLLYSAAAPTTYMSTTRVFIATGSASAVEAFQGAQAAQQSARTYAALAGGRGVLARAIERSGVSISVDRLQSELVVNLPPLTSVIDVSVNDSNAGDAVALARAVADELIDVVQALETPPGGGIGAIRLVAVDPDSTSASENSFLNTSVLIAGALVGLVFGGLVAWVLEIRRRRRLAKTRPESDGPTPPSAGDDGEPPVRGGSEGTPTWQDRDGPRNPVVPPGRDPVMNHGAQAVRNTPTHNTPMHNGTPQRVRRPSDDAVTQPNAASLEGFGLPPARTVASHRRPDSTDAGHREWSSS
- a CDS encoding class I SAM-dependent methyltransferase, encoding MTDPDEVVAQSQEALHGEGHDYTVGSPHLRHRDLRDVLENKIDSAVSEVVRRTGGCRVLEIGAGHGSFTDVVVRAGGMVTVTEMSRPSTDLLTRRFAGADQVTILYDPDGREAFRRGGTYDLILLISVIHHIPDYLGLIEELIDTLLAEHGSVLTYQDPLWYPKQSRTAMATSWGSYFVWRLGQGEIRRGLKTRLRRLRGTYDDQEPSDLVEYHVIRDGVDQRALKRLFESRFESVSSEEYFSTQLPALQKLGSRLFPPNTFGISGRDARPADRR
- a CDS encoding FkbM family methyltransferase codes for the protein MRHDLRHAILRKLRRLGVDVKRYPATDSTWLLTRLLATADVSQVIDVGANGGRYGNELREAGWTGPIVSLEPLGEPFRRLVEASRRDASWTALQMAAGDERHDAQMHVASNAGESSSLLTMLDAHSDAAPMISIVGTENVAVHRIDDLLGTTIPARERSFLKVDAQGYEMAVLRGASRFVDEFCSGLQLEVSLVDLYDGAPRPDELFDAVSGLGFTLASVIPGFVDIQTGRMLQCDCVFARPSVFTTAG